A stretch of the Porifericola rhodea genome encodes the following:
- a CDS encoding MotA/TolQ/ExbB proton channel family protein — MLLLQIQTELDTTSLDTSAADAVTVWDLLLKGGFVMIPLLLLSVLAVYIFVERVLTIKKASRVPEQFTDKIKNLVASGDINSARLVCSQTDTPIARMIEKGISRIGSPLKTIEASIENVGKIELYRLEKNLNLLATISGAAPMIGFLGTVTGMIQAFIAIAQEEGNVSPRLLSTGIYEAMITTAAGLAVGIIAYLGYNYLVSQVSKVVHKMEYTSVDFIDLLQEPR; from the coding sequence ATGTTATTACTTCAAATTCAAACTGAGTTAGATACTACCTCCCTGGATACAAGTGCGGCTGATGCTGTTACAGTATGGGATTTACTATTAAAAGGAGGGTTTGTAATGATCCCTCTTTTGCTATTATCTGTTTTGGCAGTCTACATCTTTGTAGAAAGAGTGCTCACCATTAAGAAAGCTTCCAGAGTTCCTGAGCAGTTTACCGACAAAATAAAAAACCTTGTTGCCAGCGGAGATATTAATTCTGCACGTTTGGTATGTTCTCAAACGGATACCCCTATTGCACGCATGATAGAAAAAGGTATCAGCCGAATAGGAAGTCCATTAAAAACTATTGAAGCTTCAATAGAAAATGTAGGTAAAATAGAGCTTTACCGTTTAGAGAAAAACCTTAACCTACTAGCTACTATCAGTGGAGCAGCACCCATGATTGGCTTTCTGGGAACTGTTACCGGTATGATACAGGCATTTATTGCTATTGCTCAGGAAGAAGGAAATGTGAGCCCACGCTTACTTTCTACAGGTATATACGAAGCCATGATTACAACGGCTGCCGGTTTGGCGGTGGGAATTATCGCTTACTTGGGCTATAATTATCTGGTTTCACAGGTAAGCAAAGTTGTGCATAAAATGGAGTATACGTCTGTAGACTTCATAGATCTCTTGCAAGAACCTAGATAA